One Sinorhizobium mexicanum genomic region harbors:
- a CDS encoding PLP-dependent aminotransferase family protein, which yields MLNWDHIFATRSSRMRASEIRELLKLLDRPDIISFAGGIPDPELFPDAEFKAAYAEIFGGPAVSAALQYSVSEGYRPLREWLAKQMAALGIPATVDNIFITSGSQQALDYLGKLFLSPKDTALVTWPTYLGALQAFNAYEPAYDQLNPGGNRTPEAYRQQAAEAGGRVKFAYLSADFANPTGETVDRAGRERVLDLAEELDVAVIEDAAYQSLRYDGEAIPPILALEIARKGDINSARTIYCGSFSKTLAPGLRVGWVCASEAVIRKLVLMKQAADLHSSTINQMAICTVAERGFDEQVAKIHKVYKHRRSAMLAALERYMPADVTWTKPEGGMFVWVTLPKGTDGAALLAKSIQTAKVAFVPGRAFFADGSGENTLRLSFSCANDKMIEEGIRRLGDLIRGEVAEAA from the coding sequence ATGCTGAATTGGGACCATATCTTCGCGACGCGTTCGAGCCGGATGCGCGCCTCTGAAATCCGTGAGCTTCTGAAGTTGCTCGATCGTCCCGATATCATTTCCTTCGCTGGCGGCATTCCCGATCCCGAACTCTTCCCCGACGCTGAATTCAAGGCGGCCTATGCCGAGATCTTCGGCGGCCCGGCGGTCAGCGCGGCACTGCAGTATTCGGTAAGCGAGGGTTACCGGCCGCTGCGCGAGTGGCTGGCCAAGCAGATGGCGGCGCTTGGCATTCCGGCGACGGTCGACAACATCTTCATCACCTCCGGCTCGCAGCAGGCGCTCGACTATCTCGGCAAGCTGTTCCTGTCGCCGAAGGATACCGCGCTCGTCACGTGGCCGACCTATCTCGGCGCACTGCAGGCCTTCAATGCCTATGAGCCGGCCTACGACCAGTTGAACCCCGGCGGCAACCGCACGCCCGAAGCCTACCGGCAGCAGGCGGCCGAGGCGGGCGGCCGGGTGAAGTTCGCCTATCTCTCCGCCGATTTCGCCAACCCGACCGGCGAGACGGTGGACCGTGCCGGCCGCGAGCGTGTCCTCGACCTTGCGGAAGAGCTGGACGTCGCGGTCATCGAAGATGCGGCCTATCAGTCGCTGCGCTACGACGGCGAGGCGATCCCGCCGATCCTGGCGCTGGAAATTGCCCGCAAGGGCGACATCAACAGCGCCCGCACGATCTATTGCGGCAGCTTCTCCAAGACGCTGGCACCGGGACTTCGCGTCGGCTGGGTCTGCGCCTCCGAAGCTGTTATCCGCAAGCTGGTGCTGATGAAGCAGGCCGCCGACCTGCATTCCTCGACGATCAACCAGATGGCGATCTGCACCGTTGCCGAGCGCGGCTTCGACGAGCAGGTGGCGAAGATCCACAAGGTCTACAAGCATCGCCGCAGCGCCATGCTGGCCGCACTCGAAAGATACATGCCGGCAGATGTGACCTGGACCAAGCCGGAAGGCGGCATGTTCGTCTGGGTGACGCTGCCCAAGGGCACGGATGGGGCCGCGCTTCTCGCCAAATCGATCCAGACGGCGAAGGTTGCCTTCGTCCCCGGCCGCGCCTTCTTCGCCGACGGGTCCGGCGAAAACACGCTGCGCCTGAGCTTCTCCTGCGCCAACGACAAGATGATCGAAGAGGGCATCCGCCGGCTAGGAGACTTGATCCGCGGTGAGGTCGCCGAGGCGGCCTGA